Part of the Quercus robur chromosome 5, dhQueRobu3.1, whole genome shotgun sequence genome, ATCCATAATGCATATTGAAAAACAGTTGAAGTTAAAATCATAATTTGTCTCTAGCTTGATTTTTATTATACTACAGTTTTAATAATGCCTGCAAGAAAGAATTAGATAGTTGAAAGCCATAAGTGAAGAAAGAAATGGTATACCAAAGATGAAAAAGTCTAGGCTTTTGTTTGGCATGTATTCATAGATTAACATCCTCTCTTCTTTGTGAATGCAGCAACCAAAAAGCCTCACAAGATTCCTATGCTGGAGTTTGGTTATTAGCATGACTTCATTCTTAAATTCCTCTGTGCCTTGCCTTGAACTTTTTGAGAGTGTTTTTACTGCTATTTCCTGTCCGTGGGCTAGTTGACCCTAAAATTATAATTGAGacttcaaattattaaaatattctttctcaaaaaaaatattaaaatattaattaagagctacaaatattaataaattattatgatttttcttaCTATACTATCAGTATGCATTTGCCACTTTTAAACCACGTCCATGGCCTCCACCAAATATTATCTTACACATGTGGGGttattagaaattaaaataacacATTGTGAGAGCTTCAGCCCAAAATTTTGAGCAATTATGATACTAGCTTTTCGACCTCAACCTTGCCCCAGATGTACAAAATTGTAGTCGTACATAAATAAGCATTACTTCACATTTAACCAAAGTTGTGTAGTTATCTTAGATATGCTTATCATGTATAAGGTGAAAGTACCTTGTAGACGGGGCCAAAGCCACCTTGACCAAGTCTTTTAGTAGGAGAGAAATTGTCTGTTGCTGCTAGTATGATGCTTATGTCGAAAATTAGTAGATCTGGTTTTCTTCTACCTTCATCAAGCTTTTGAGAAGCTTGAAAGGTTGTTGAACTTGCAGTAACATTATTGAACACTTTGAGCTGTCTTTCCCTTGCTGTTCTCATACAAGAACAGTTACAAATGAtggttgtaaatttgtaatcatGTTAAGcatttatatataattggaCAAATTACACCGCAACCTACCGACAAATGTATTGAAATAACACTTTTCCCAAACGTTTGGACAAAACTCCCCTCCTAGAAAACTTTGGTGGCTATTATTTTGTGAATCTGGAAAAGACATTGGtgcaatattaatttttctaaaacttaTAATGATTATTCAACTTTGAAGAAAATTGGTGATTTCAAGGTTAAAAAGAGATGAGTTTATCGTTTTCTTTCCAAAGAAATCAAACTTGTCACACCTCGTCTTGTGTAGTTTTTTCCTATATAGatgaaaaattctttttcttagtTTGGTATTATAACAACTATTGGTATTCTTTGCTACTTCATTCCTCCATTTGAAAGGAACGGTAGCGCACTTACCTTACCCTCCAGTAATGACTTTTACAGTTTTACCTACCCTGTTTTGCCTCATTCTAGTCCACCCAATCTTGAGTGTGCTTGCAAGGGGGTAAATTAACatgataataaatataattgttaAGTAATcaacaacatattaaaataaatttctaaatataatttttgttaattaaatcatcaacataaagaaatttttaaataatatttttaatttatgtttaaaaattaaattaacccATAATTAGTAAGATttatgtaacaaaataattgtaGCACCTCTACCATAATTCACACACGTAGGAAACACGGCGTACCTTTCCTTTTTCTCCTGATCAACCAATATGCACAGAGGAAAATTAGTAATGGAGTAACAAGCAGGGCCACGATCATAATTGCTTGCCTCTTCTTGTTGGCAAAGAACCCATTGGAATGAGCTGTAAACAAGTAAATTTCTCTGTTAACGCAACAAAAGTGGTGCACAGtttttgaagtttcttttttacaactaagatgattaaaaaaaaaataataataataaatcgcAATTAGAATACATCAAATATTTATGCCTTAGTAAATTGTTGAGTACCTAACTCAAGCGCGTCCACTCGAACGTACAAATTTTGGCCCCCAATTAACACACTCGTATCTATCAAATCACCATACCATCTCAAACACCCAACTTGCTCCTGTGTATCCATACCTGCATACGCCGTGCAAGTACAATTCTGCAAGCATTGTTGCCGACACTCCTTCAAACTCAGCTTCTTATCAAGTTGTGCAAATGAACTATCCGGAAGCTTCACACTTTCTACCTTCACAAACCCATCACCACTCTTGCATATAGATTCCGGTCCACGCTTTCTTACACATCCACCAGATGTATTTCTCAGAGACCATTCACTTGGTGACTTGGGTTGGAACCCAGGTAGACAAGTGCATTCAAATGGAGTATCATTTTGAAGTTGACATTTACCAAATGTACCACACTTGCCGTAATAGTCACACAGGCTCAACAACGGCGCTGACCCCTCATAAACATAGTTTTTATCTCCCTCACTCATCGTATAGTGTTCAATAGACCCTGATTCAGTTACCACGAATCTTGAGAATGCTCTTGGAGGGAGATCAATCCAACTTAGAGTAGTCTCAGTCTGGTTGTTCACCAGACTTATTTTCAAGAGCCAATTAGCTTGTATGTATCCGGGTATCCCGCTCCATCTAAATCCATTATAATGACCAGAACGCCACCACAAAATGTTGCTTTTGTACAAATACGACTCTGGGGAGGAGTTGGTGCTGAGCATATACAAGCAATTCCCAGTTCCTGGATCATCTTTGGACTTCCAGGATCTAAGGATTCGATTCAGACCGGTTGTTCTGTCTAGCCCAAGTTTCAGGTGTGTAAAAAACGTATCAGTTGGATAATCAAAGCTTTGCCATAGTACCTCACCTGTTTCGTTAAGAACCAGTTGTAGATTTCCTGAATCCAAGAGCTGAGCAACAGTACTGTTGTTGCTTGATTTTGAGGTAATATTTGTGGACCAGATGGGCTGATTTCGATCTTTGACATGGAGTACTAGGTTTCCATGAACATCAATTGAGAGAACTCCAGAAGTATCATTGATAGGGTTGTCTCTGTTTGCAACCCACAACATGGGTTTATCTTCAGCTCTAGTATACCAAATTCCAACATAGCGGTTGGTGGAAACTCCGGGACGAGAGAAACCAAACGCAAAAGTTTCTCCTTTCGAGACTAAAACTTGACCATCTCTGATGGGTTTGCTGATAGTAAGAAACCCACCAGAGATGTTTTGCGAAGTGCCAAACTgggaaaaaacaaatagaagaaATGTTTGTAGAAGTAGAAACCCCTTAGCAAAATATATGATCATGACGAGTAAGGTTGTAGATAATGGATAAGTCTTTTTGCTAACTGGAAACAGAGGTTGAGACTGTTGAATACATAAggctttttaaatatatgatacAAGGAATGTGTATGACGTTTTTGTTCATATTCTAACTCTGACCGAGTCAGAAATTTAAGTCCAGTCTCATGTGCCGAACtatatatccacaatatttttacaatattttcataacaaattctaaatgatgagttattattggttgttattattggtataaaaaagtaattttagtgtaaGGTTCAAttttgaaccaataataactaactacttatgatttgttgtaaaaatgttatgaaaaattTAATGTATCTCCAGTTTTTATTAAGGTCCAGGGTAATGAGTGTTTTTAAggtatttttattaatgatctattttagaaaaattttgattattctCTTgtttgaaagaaataaaagaaaaaaagcttttctttcaaaaataaaaagttttcaaaaaatcatttgacCCTAGAttaagtttttcaattaaatttgagCTAATTACAACTTACTCATATGTGGTttggctgaaatttaagttttctatctttagttttaaatttgacattttacaCACCTAAAGTTAGCACAATTATGGTTTTGTAAAATGgggctaaatatatatttttgctatCTTTTATGTCTCTTTCCTCTCAAAACATAAGAAACATAAAAGATTTTCAAAAGCAAGAACTCCCCAAGACAACCAAAGAAGACAAGGAACCACAACAAGTTTTAATAAAGGTGGACCTTTCACCTTGCGCTAATGGTTGTGGTTGCCTTGGAATGGCAGACACAAGGAACATGTGCTCAAAATTCTACAATGATTTTCATAAACGAGAACTTGCAGACAAAGTCATAAAGAGAAGCTTCTATGGTGGTGGTAATATTTGTTCTTAACTTTTACAAAAGCTCACTTTTTGATCTTGAGAggagaaaaacataaaagagagcaaaaatacatatttagcCCCCATTTTTAACAGAATTGAATTACGAAACCCTAACTCAGCTAACTTTATGGGGGTAAAGtgccaaatttcaaaccacggatagacaacttaaatttcggctAAACCACAAGTGAGTAAGTTGTAATTAGCCCATTAAATTTAAATGCATGGTTAGATTGATTTAATTgtgatttgaaaagaaattgacGTTTGTGGGTTATTGGTCAATTAAAGAATATAATGCAATACAGTTATTGAAGTGCTTCTAGGTTTTACCATTTTCTTATTTATGTTAGGGTTTAAAGactatatatatgttaaaacaCTCAAATGTCAAGACATATCCAATTTTGATTTACACTGTGGGTCAAAATCTGATTCTTCCTCTTACATAGGAGAAGTATCATTGATCTTAAAGGTCATATTTTCAAGGTTAAATTACATTATTGGTTCCTGAAATTTACCCTATAAGTGCAATTAGTTT contains:
- the LOC126727322 gene encoding G-type lectin S-receptor-like serine/threonine-protein kinase At1g11410 isoform X3, yielding MIIYFAKGFLLLQTFLLFVFSQFGTSQNISGGFLTISKPIRDGQVLVSKGETFAFGFSRPGVSTNRYVGIWYTRAEDKPMLWVANRDNPINDTSGVLSIDVHGNLVLHVKDRNQPIWSTNITSKSSNNSTVAQLLDSGNLQLVLNETGEVLWQSFDYPTDTFFTHLKLGLDRTTGLNRILRSWKSKDDPGTGNCLYMLSTNSSPESYLYKSNILWWRSGHYNGFRWSGIPGYIQANWLLKISLVNNQTETTLSWIDLPPRAFSRFVVTESGSIEHYTMSEGDKNYVYEGSAPLLSLCDYYGKCGTFGKCQLQNDTPFECTCLPGFQPKSPSEWSLRNTSGGCVRKRGPESICKSGDGFVKVESVKLPDSSFAQLDKKLSLKECRQQCLQNCTCTAYAGMDTQEQVGCLRWYGDLIDTSVLIGGQNLYVRVDALELAHSNGFFANKKRQAIMIVALLVTPLLIFLCAYWLIRRKRKARERQLKVFNNVTASSTTFQASQKLDEGRRKPDLLIFDISIILAATDNFSPTKRLGQGGFGPVYKGQLAHGQEIAVKTLSKSSRQGTEEFKNEVMLITKLQHRNLVRLFGCCIHKEERMLIYEYMPNKSLDFFIFDEIRRQLLDWSKRFEIISGIARGVLYLHRDSRLKIIHRDLKTSNVLLDAAMNPKISDFGLARMFGDDQIEANTNRVVGTYGYMAPEYAMEGLYSAKSDVFSYGVLTLEIISGKRNNHYHVASPCLSLIGHVWDLWMEGKALDIVDSSMGQAYPAHEVSRCIQIGLLCVQEQATDRPTMVEIVSMLGNEKTLPAPNKPAFINRRNINSGQDSLNFAGAPSEINDVTISMLEAR
- the LOC126727322 gene encoding G-type lectin S-receptor-like serine/threonine-protein kinase RKS1 isoform X2, with product MIIYFAKGFLLLQTFLLFVFSQFGTSQNISGGFLTISKPIRDGQVLVSKGETFAFGFSRPGVSTNRYVGIWYTRAEDKPMLWVANRDNPINDTSGVLSIDVHGNLVLHVKDRNQPIWSTNITSKSSNNSTVAQLLDSGNLQLVLNETGEVLWQSFDYPTDTFFTHLKLGLDRTTGLNRILRSWKSKDDPGTGNCLYMLSTNSSPESYLYKSNILWWRSGHYNGFRWSGIPGYIQANWLLKISLVNNQTETTLSWIDLPPRAFSRFVVTESGSIEHYTMSEGDKNYVYEGSAPLLSLCDYYGKCGTFGKCQLQNDTPFECTCLPGFQPKSPSEWSLRNTSGGCVRKRGPESICKSGDGFVKVESVKLPDSSFAQLDKKLSLKECRQQCLQNCTCTAYAGMDTQEQVGCLRWYGDLIDTSVLIGGQNLYVRVDALELAHSNGFFANKKRQAIMIVALLVTPLLIFLCAYWLIRRKRKDSQNNSHQSFLGGEFCPNVWEKCYFNTFVARERQLKVFNNVTASSTTFQASQKLDEGRRKPDLLIFDISIILAATDNFSPTKRLGQGGFGPVYKGQLANGQEIAIKTLSRSSRQGTEEFKNEVMLIAKLQHRNLVRLFGCCIHKEEKMLIYEYMPNKSLDLFIFDEINRKIMDWRKRFEIISGIARGVLYLHQDSREKIIHRDLKASNVLLDATMKPKISDFGLVRLFGDDQIEANTNRVVGTYGYMSPEYAMEGLYSIKSDVFSFGVLTLEIISGKRNNHYLVGSPYLNLIGHVWDLWMEGKALDIVDSSLAQVYSAREVLRCIQIGLLCVQEQAADRPTMAEIVFMLGNETTLPHPSKPAFINRRTINYGQDSLSSTGAPTSLNDVTISVLKAR
- the LOC126727322 gene encoding G-type lectin S-receptor-like serine/threonine-protein kinase RKS1 isoform X1 is translated as MIIYFAKGFLLLQTFLLFVFSQFGTSQNISGGFLTISKPIRDGQVLVSKGETFAFGFSRPGVSTNRYVGIWYTRAEDKPMLWVANRDNPINDTSGVLSIDVHGNLVLHVKDRNQPIWSTNITSKSSNNSTVAQLLDSGNLQLVLNETGEVLWQSFDYPTDTFFTHLKLGLDRTTGLNRILRSWKSKDDPGTGNCLYMLSTNSSPESYLYKSNILWWRSGHYNGFRWSGIPGYIQANWLLKISLVNNQTETTLSWIDLPPRAFSRFVVTESGSIEHYTMSEGDKNYVYEGSAPLLSLCDYYGKCGTFGKCQLQNDTPFECTCLPGFQPKSPSEWSLRNTSGGCVRKRGPESICKSGDGFVKVESVKLPDSSFAQLDKKLSLKECRQQCLQNCTCTAYAGMDTQEQVGCLRWYGDLIDTSVLIGGQNLYVRVDALELAHSNGFFANKKRQAIMIVALLVTPLLIFLCAYWLIRRKRKDSQNNSHQSFLGGEFCPNVWEKCYFNTFVARERQLKVFNNVTASSTTFQASQKLDEGRRKPDLLIFDISIILAATDNFSPTKRLGQGGFGPVYKGQLAHGQEIAVKTLSKSSRQGTEEFKNEVMLITKLQHRNLVRLFGCCIHKEERMLIYEYMPNKSLDFFIFDEIRRQLLDWSKRFEIISGIARGVLYLHRDSRLKIIHRDLKTSNVLLDAAMNPKISDFGLARMFGDDQIEANTNRVVGTYGYMAPEYAMEGLYSAKSDVFSYGVLTLEIISGKRNNHYHVASPCLSLIGHVWDLWMEGKALDIVDSSMGQAYPAHEVSRCIQIGLLCVQEQATDRPTMVEIVSMLGNEKTLPAPNKPAFINRRNINSGQDSLNFAGAPSEINDVTISMLEAR